One region of Eupeodes corollae chromosome 1, idEupCoro1.1, whole genome shotgun sequence genomic DNA includes:
- the LOC129941769 gene encoding uncharacterized protein LOC129941769, with translation MIKDKIILGLENKKLRSKLLESSQDTLEQIIEKCKIAELSETNKKILNTEEDVIKVEAIKSFTVNKTKQPYVNRQRNTQTCERCGMTSSLQHGKFCPAVVEGRTCRICHKPGHFAVMCRKKYSGRRSNSSNYVQAVGGEEREQTGAAVKSTQSVDQQRAADQQRGIHSVNINRQYYDDADV, from the exons atgataaaagataaaattattcttggattagaaaataaaaaattgcggTCGAAGCTCTTGGAGTCAAGTCAAGATACACTCGAGCAAATAATAGAAAAGTGTAAAATTGCTGAGTTAtccgaaacaaataaaaaaatactcaacaCCGAGGAAGACGTCATTAAAGTTGAAGCCATAAAAAGTTTTACAGTAAATAAAACTAAGCAGCCGTATGTAAATCGACAGAGGAACACTCAAACATGTGAGCGATGTGGGATGACGTCATCACTACAACATGGTAAATTCTGTCCAGCAGTAGTGGAAGGGAGAACATGCAGAATATGTCACAAGCCTGGGCACTTTGCAGTTATGTGCAGGAAAAAATATAGTGGCAGAAGATCAAATAGTAGCAATTATGTACAAGCAGTTGGAGGAGAGGAAAGAGAACAAACAGGTGCAGCAGTAAAATCAACTCAGTCAGTAGATCAACAACGTGCAGCAGATCAACAACGGGGCATACATTCAGTAAATATTAATAGGCAATATTATGATGACGCAg ACGTATAA
- the LOC129941966 gene encoding uncharacterized protein K02A2.6-like: protein MSDKNKLKYQVATREDRCLSKILEYQANEWPDFKKLSLDCKKFHKIKFELSVNDGLLFFGDKLVVPFRLRDQVIKMLHESHLGIEKTRMRARRLFYWPGMSKDIEENIQRCRICEKFRYNNPKEPLKQHDSPEFAWEKISMDIFEHGGRSYLCVFDAYSNWLCVEKLQDKSIDHIINRIKSQLFAKFGVPLEIRSDNNPFNSRKFRDFAEEFNVRLVFSSPRYPQSNGLAEKGVAIAKRILKKCFEDGMEKDFLYRILEYNATPLANMLLSPAQLFMGREIKTKIPTTTNNLKPHNINSKDVSERIERKKDLQAEYYNRNSKPLSNLNENDKIMFKKDEKDWLYGTISKKVNDRSYIVNDSEDNKFRRNRRHIRCSLNRAPSNLLNDDIYTGNGNDHCNETIEMGSSENKDMQGGPSSENVVDVGIDVTDRPSNIVTRSGRVVRAPERYGY, encoded by the coding sequence ATGTCTGACAAAAACAAACTCAAGTATCAGGTAGCTACCAGGGAAGATCGATGCCTTAGTAAGATCCTTGAATATCAAGCAAATGAGTGGccagatttcaaaaaacttagcTTAGATTGTAAGAAATTTCACAAGATAAAATTTGAGTTAAGTGTTAATgatggacttttattctttggGGATAAATTGGTTGTGCCGTTCAGGCTTAGAGATCAGGTCATTAAGATGTTGCATGAGTCTCATTTAGGCATAGAAAAAACACGAATGCGTGCGCGAAGACTGTTCTACTGGCCAGGCATGTCGAAAgacattgaagaaaatattcaaaggtGTCGAATTTGTGAAAAATTCAGGTATAATAATCCAAAAGAGCCACTTAAACAGCATGATTCACCAGAGTTTGCTTGGGAAAAAATCTCAATGGATATATTCGAGCATGGAGGGAGATCATATTTGTGCGTATTCGATGCGTACTCTAATTGGTTGTGCGTTGAAAAGCTTCAAGATAAATCAATTGATCACAttataaatagaataaaatctcAATTATTTGCGAAGTTTGGGGTTCCACTTGAAATCCGATCGGATAACAATCCGTTTAACAGCCGTAAGTTCAGGGATTTTGCGGAAGAATTCAATGTTAGACTTGTGTTTTCTAGTCCACGTTATCCTCAGAGCAATGGCTTAGCAGAGAAAGGAGTGGCGATTgctaaacgaattttaaaaaaatgcttcgAGGACGGTATGGAAAAAGATTTTCTGTATCGAATACTAGAATATAATGCTACGCCGTTGGCAAATATGTTGCTGTCACCTGCACAACTTTTCATGGGCagagaaataaaaaccaaaattcctACAACTACAAACAACTTAAAACCACATAATATAAACTCGAAAGATGTTTCGGAGCgcatagaaagaaaaaaggatCTACAAGCTGAGTATTACAATAGAAATTCAAAACCCCTATCCAATTTGAATGAGAAtgataaaattatgtttaaaaaagatgaaaaagatTGGTTGTATGGAACTATTTCTAAAAAAGTAAATGATAGGTCATATATAGTTAATGATAGTGAAGATAATAAGTTTAGAAGAAATAGACGCCATATTAGATGTTCACTTAATAGAGCgccttcaaacttattaaaTGATGATATCTATACCGGCAACGGCAATGATCACTGTAATGAAACTATTGAAATGGGTTCTTCCGAAAATAAAGACATGCAAGGAGGTCCCTCCAGTGAAAATGTTGTCGATGTCGGAATAGACGTAACCGATCGGCCAAGCAATATTGTAACAAGATCAGGAAGAGTTGTAAGAGCACCGGAGCGTTATGgctattaa